In Chaetodon trifascialis isolate fChaTrf1 chromosome 4, fChaTrf1.hap1, whole genome shotgun sequence, one DNA window encodes the following:
- the LOC139330422 gene encoding duodenase-1-like produces the protein MHPLQKHLLFLVLTCLRQNALGGKIIDGKKAPEDSMQYMVSLQANGNHICGGFLVSEDFVVTAAHCDRSKPTHVVLGTHDLNGVVNKQKRSIEKKYEHPFYVNEGHGNDIMLLKLSQKVQLDNSVQTIPLPCSEINLRDNETCRVAGWGATASLGAPVHELRVVDVSVVNLDLCKKEWPGLPDDVICAGGYYTTKGFCQGDSGGPLVCNGVAVGIVSFNKNWNCNYPDVPNVYVDISKYLLWINSILKGIKHDE, from the exons ATGCATCCTCTGCAAAAGCACCTGCTCTTTCTTGTTCTGACATGTCTCAGACAAAATG CACTTGGGGGTAAAATCATAGATGGGAAAAAAGCCCCCGAGGACTCGATGCAGTACATGGTCTCACTGCAGGCCAATGGAAACCACATCTGTGGAGGATTCCTGGTCAGCGAGGACTTTGTGGTCACTGCGGCGCACTGTGACCGCTC GAAACCTACACATGTGGTTCTTGGCACCCATGATCTCAACGGAGTTGTTAATAAACAAAAACGAAGCATTGAAAAGAAATACGAACACCCATTTTATGTGAATGAAGGACATGGGAATGACATCATGCTCCTCAAA CTGTCGCAGAAGGTTCAACTGGACAACAGCGTGCAGACAATTCCACTTCCCTGTTCTGAAATCAACCTAAGAGACAACGAGACGTGCCGTGTGGCTGGATGGGGTGCGACTGCAAGCCTTGGTGCACCTGTTCATGAGCTGAGAGTGGTGGATGTGTCTGTCGTTAACTTGGACTTATGTAAGAAGGAATGGCCCGGACTTCCTGACGATGTAATCTGCGCAGGAGGATATTACACAACCAAAGGATTCTGTCAG GGTGATTCTGGTGGTCCTCTGGTGTGCAACGGGGTGGCTGTTGGCATCGTGTCTTTCAACAAGAACTGGAACTGCAACTATCCAGACGTACCCAACGTCTATGTGGATATCTCCAAATACCTCCTCTGGATCAACAGCATCCTCAAAGGCATAAAGCACGATGAGTAA
- the LOC139329792 gene encoding mast cell protease 1A-like, with product MAFSFVLLLLFVLNGADGSHIVGGREAAPHSRPYMASLQVRGRLNCGGALVREDFVLTAAHCQIPVPYTVVLGADSLSGNEPTKQEITTARAIPHPDYDGHANDIMLLKLSRRAQLTEAVQLIPLKSGRLSTDSRCITAGWGDVGDNNTLPARLQEVNVTSLSQRTCRRRWRNVPITRTMVCGVGGRTFQGFCSGDSGGPLVCDGATAGVVSFSGRRCGDRRTPDVYTRVSSFRDWIMSVLNNN from the exons ATGGCCTTCAGCTTCGTGctactgctgctctttgtcctGAATG GAGCTGATGGTTCTCACATTGttggaggcagagaggctgcCCCACACTCGCGCCCCTACATGGCCTCATTGCAAGTCCGAGGTCGCCTGAATTGTGGGGGAGCCCTGGTGAGAGAGGACTTTGTgctcacagcagcacactgtcAGATACCTGT ACCTTACACGGTTGTGCTTGGAGCTGATTCCCTGTCCGGTAATGAGCCTACAAAGCAGGAGATCACTACTGCCAGAGCCATTCCCCATCCCGACTATGATGGACATGCAAATGATATCATGCTCCTAAAG CTCAGCCGCAGGGCCCAACTGACCGAAGCAGTGCAGCTGATCCCTCTGAAAAGTGGCAGGTTGAGTACAGACAGTAGGTGCATCACAGCAGGCTGGGGGGATGTAGGGGATAACAACACCTTACCAGCCAGGCTTCAGGAGGTCAACGTAACCTCCCTGTCACAGCGGACCTGTCGTAGGAGATGGAGAAATGTCCCCATCACCAGGACAATGGTTTGTGGAGTTGGTGGCAGGACCTTTCAAGGCTTCTGCTCG GGGGATTCAGGTGGGCCGTTGGTGTGTGACGGAGCTACAGCAGGTGTTGTTTCCTTCTCTGGCCGGCGATGCGGAGACCGCAGGACCCCTGATGTGTATACGCGTGTTTCATCATTCAGGGACTGGATTATGAGCGTGTTAAACAACAATTAG
- the LOC139330378 gene encoding spindlin-1-like: protein MSKKRGRKRSSGELSDMLTPDPNSILGVRIQHNWREKGNQSKWKGTVLDRLSVNPSLFMVKYDGFDCVYGIELFKDDRVSNLQVLSEKVVNNKIKIPPGAEELVGKAVEHLFEKEDGEKNEWRGMVLSRAPIMTNWYYITYEKDPVLYMYQLWDDYADGDLRILPEAENKHLLPADRKPGEETESLVGKQVEYVTDKGVKRTGLVIYQVPAKPSVYYIKYDDDFHIHVYDLVKTT from the exons ATGTCCAAGAAAAGGGGGAG AAAGCGGAGTAGCGGGGAGCTGAGTGACATGTTGACCCCAGACCCCAACAGCATTCTGGGTGTCCGCATTCAGCATAATTGGCGTGAGAAGGGCAACCAGAGCAAATGGAAGGGAACAGTGCTCGACAGGCTTAGTGTGAACCCTTCCCTCTTCATGGTGAAGTACGACGGCTTCGACTGCGTCTACGGCATCGAGCTGTTCAAGGACGACAGAGTGTCAAACCTACAAGTACTGTCGGAAAAAGTTG TTAACAACAAGATCAAGATACCTCCAGGGGCGGAGGAGCTGGTGGGAAAAGCTGTGGAGCATCTGTTTGaaaaagaagatggagaaaagaaTGAGTGGAGAGGCATGGTCCTCTCCAGAGCTCCAATCATGACCAACTGGTATTATATCACTTATGAAAAGGACCCCGTTCTTTATATGTACCAGCTATGGGATGACTATGCTGATGGAGACCTCAGGATTCTGCCTGAAGCAG AAAACAAGCACCTGTTGCCTGCAGACAGGAAGCCGGGAGAAGAGACGGAGAGCCTGGTGGGGAAACAAGTGGAGTATGTTACTGACAAGGGTGTGAAGAGAACAGGCCTGGTCATCTACCAGGTCCCAGCCAAGCCCTCTGTCTACTATATCAAATATGATGATGACTTTCATATCCATGTCTATGACCTGGTCAAAACCACCTAG
- the micos13 gene encoding MICOS complex subunit MIC13, protein MAARILPVVKLATKVTIAGGALYVACDSGLLGSSEQGSEALGKAKAAIPPAIEEWMKYFGLEAQLPAMPRIEFSPVQAWNSGVRWTISSLSEAPTKVTEYSNQGLQYLKDLSK, encoded by the exons ATGGCGGCAAGGATTTTGCCTGTAGTGAA ACTGGCCACCAAGGTGACCATTGCAGGAGGAGCTCTCTACGTTGCCTGTGACTCAGGTCTGTTGGGAAGCAGTGAGCAGGGCTCGGAGGCCCTGGGGAAGGCAAAGGCTGCAATACCGCCCGCCATTGAGGAGTGGATGAAGTACTTTGGCCTGGAG GCTCAGCTTCCAGCCATGCCTAGGATTGAATTCTCCCCTGTTCAGGCGTGGAATTCTG gGGTGCGGTGGACGATTTCATCTCTTTCAGAGGCTCCAACAAAAGTAACTGAATACTCAAATCAGGGTTTGCAGTACCTGAAAGACCTCAGCAAGTGA
- the hsd11b1la gene encoding hydroxysteroid 11-beta-dehydrogenase 1-like protein, with translation MGTFTKILAASICVAFLAVRWTRPSFDPESLRGARVLVTGASTGIGEQMAYHYARFGAQIVITARREKVLQQVAEKCLSLGAQKALYIAADMASESEPDKVVDFALEKLGGLDYLVLNHIGPSPFSPWEGDVEHVKWLMKVNFFSYIQMAWKAMASLEQSKGSLVIVSSLLGKMPSPFVAPYTSTKFALNGFFGALYHELAMKKSNVSVSICTLGLIDTDSAMDKVRGVTNVPAYPATDAALNIIITGTTREPELFYPWFTHTVSLSKDWFPSVTSYILQNSYNYIP, from the exons ATGGGAACTTTCACAAAAATCCTTGCAGCGAGTATATGCGTTGCTTTCCTTGCTGTCAGGTGGACTCGACCCAGTTTTGATCCAG AGTCTCTCAGGGGTGCCAGGGTTCTGGTGACCGGGGCCAGTACGGGTATTGGTGAACAAATGGCATATCATTATGCTCGCTTTGGAGCCCAGATAGTAATTACAGCCAGGAGGGAGAAAGTGCTACAGCAG GTGGCTGAGAAGTGCCTGAGTTTGGGAGCCCAAAAAGCTCTCTACATAGCAGCAGACATGGCCAGTGAGTCAGAACCGGACAAAGTGGTAGATTTTGCTCTGGAAAAGCTTGGAGGGCTGGATTACCTGGTACTCAACCACATTGGCCCAAGCCCCTTCAGCCCGTGGGAGGGAGATGTGGAGCATGTCAAGTGGCTGATGAAG GTAAATTTCTTCAGCTATATTCAGATGGCTTGGAAAGCTATGGCCTCCCTTGAGCAAAGTAAAGGATCTCTGGTGATTGTTTCATCACTTTTAG GTAAAATGCCCAGTCCCTTCGTGGCACCGTATACCTCAACAAAATTTGCCTTGAATGGTTTCTTCGGGGCCCTTTATCATGAGTTGGCTATGAAAAAGAGCAACGTGTCCGTCTCTATATGTACACTGGGGCTCATTGACACAGACTCAGCTATGGACAAAGTCAG GGGTGTCACTAATGTACCAGCCTACCCAGCCACAGATGCAGCCctgaacatcatcatcacaggaaCCACGAGAGAGCCAGAGCTCTTCTACCCTTGGTTCACCCACACCGTGAGTCTCTCCAAAGACTGGTTCCCTTCTGTCACAAGCTACATCCTGCAGAACTCCTACAACTACATCCCatga